In the genome of Cryptomeria japonica chromosome 8, Sugi_1.0, whole genome shotgun sequence, one region contains:
- the LOC131857810 gene encoding uncharacterized protein LOC131857810 has product MAYKIITKLIAERLKSCLPVIISEDQGHFVVGGQILDGVVVASEVIHSMVTSKEKSIFIKLDMAKAYDRVKWSFVQKVLLAFGFSANCWSLGLPALSHLQFVDETSLMRLDRIREVEAFRKVFDIYLAASG; this is encoded by the exons ATGGCATACAAGATTATTACAAAATTGATTGCTGAGAGGCTTAAATCTTGTCTTCCAGTTATCATTTCTGAGGATCAAGGACACTTTGTGGTGGGTggtcaaattttggatggggtggtgGTTGCTTCTGAGGTCATTCATTCCATGGTGACCTCTAAGGAAAAGTCTATTttcattaagttggatatggcCAAAGCGTATGACAGAGTTAAATGGAGTTTTGTTCAGAAGGTTCTATTGGCTTTTGGGTTTTCAGCAAATTGC TGGAGTTTGGGTCTACCAGCACTTTCTCATCTCCAGTTTGTTGATGAGACCTCTCTTATGCGATTGGATCGTATTCGGGAAGTTGAAGCCTTTAGGAAAGTTTTTGATATCTACCTTGCTGCTTCTGGTTAG